TGCTAGGAACATCTGATGGGATGGATTTTATTCTTCGGAACTGGGAGGAAAGCTGTGGATAGTTCATAGATTTGAATGTAGTGTTTCTGTGAATATCACTCAAAGCCTATTTGGATGTCCTAGTTCTTTTTATTTGTGGGTTTTTTAGGTCGAATATGAAATATGATGTTATCTGTCAACCTTAGATTTTCTGAGATTTTTATTGGAGAAAGGGTTAGTTGAGGTGCTTGTATGATTTCTTTTACAACAAATAGTTTGATTGGTCGTTGAGATCCCATCGTGAGCCGTTCTTTGTTTTTAGTTCCAGTTAAAAGGCTTCCTTTATCATAGCATCAAAAGGTATCTATATACTAATGAGACTACTGATTTGGTTGAGAATTCTAACAGgttattgttttttttccaTGTGAAATCGATATTAGTAATTTACAAAGAGATCTCCAATTCCCTTTTTTTAAACTAACCTTCAACTAGAAAGTCTCATTTCCTTCCTCAAATAAAAAAAGTGTCATCCCCAAATATAACATGAACCACAAgccccacacacacacacacacacacacacactgtcTCTCTCTCTTTGTTCTAACTTTCGTGGTTGATCTGCTACTAAGTAATGCACATGATTCACTTCTGCCCAATGACTGGTGTCTATAAGATGGATGATTTGTTTGAGTATCTCATAATTTGATATCTATAGTTCTAGTAAGTTTATGATCCAATAAGTAATGGTTGCTCCATATCACATTTTGATGTGCTGATAATTAGTTTTATTCTTGACCAAATATTACGCTCAAAACTTACATACCTGCATCATATTTTTTGAGTATTCTTTACAAGTGCTCTTGTAGTGCTTCACTAGTAGAATGCCTTTTCCCACAGCTTCTGGTAAGGCAGCAACCAAAGAGCTGGAGCGAATTGATCATCTCTTCTACTCATATGCCAGCAATTCCTCTGGTTTGATTGAGTAAGCGTCCTTTTGTAGTTATGATAAAATCTTATAGTTGGCTTTATAAGCTCTGCTATTCGAGTGGGCTTTATAAGCTCTGCTATTCTTATTTATCTGGAGAGAAGTTTATGGTTCAAGTCCAGTATACAGAAAATATGTGCTACCGTGTCGGTCCAATCTTGAAACTGCATGAAGAAAATATTGAGcaatttttttcttacttttactTTGATGTGATATGTTTGGTGCATTCACTTGATGTGTTGTGAATCGTTATGCTTGAATTACAGAGCAGTTTttgtttttgagtttttctAATGTACCTGAAAGTTTCTCGGCTTTGTCGAATTTCATTGTGTAGTCCAGAGGGAATTGAGTTACTCTGCTCAGATTTGGAAGTTGATCATACGGATGTGCGAATTTTGATGCTTGCTTGGTGAGTTCCGTTGTATTATTTTTTGTCATCCTCTATACTTCAAAATGACTACTGTGCTCATGGTGCTAGGAAAATGCAAGCGGAGAAACAAGGATACTTCACCTTGGTAAGAATGCATATTTACTTAAGCATCCTTAGTACAGGAAGTAATATGCCTCTAATTAGTTACATGATCTGAGGATATTTCAACTTTCAAATTATTCAATGTTCTTTGAGATGAAATAAACTATTTTTGGGGTTCAGGGTTGCTGCTTTTTAATCTGCTGTTTAGTTGCTTTTCATTTTCGTCTTTTTTGTCAGTTTTGTTGTGTGAGCGTAAGGACTTGGGGGTGGGGGAAGATGGGAGTATTTGAAGTCGTTCGGACTCGTGAAAAAATGTCATTCTTTTTCTTGTAGCCGCTCTTACTTCTGTATGTTTCTCATCCAAACATgccatctttttttaaaaaaaaatacccgCTTGAAAATATCTCCCCACGGAACATCTTCTTTAGGATGAGTGGCGAAGAGGCCTTAAAGCTTTGAGAGCTGACACGACAATTAAATTGAAGAAGGCGCTACTGGATCTTGAGAGAGAGGTATGATCTCTTTGTTGGTGGAACTTCCAGCATGTTAAATGAACATTTGAGTTCTAGTGTGGCTTTTGACGCTGGGTACTTGTTGATCTGATGTTTAAGTTGCCTACTTGTGTCTTGAACTGagaaattgtgtttttcttgccAAAAGGTTAGACGGCCAGCAAACTTCGTGGATTTCTACTCCTTTGCTTTTAGATATTGCTTGACTGGTAGGTTTACATGGACTTTAATTCATGGCATTGATTCTTTTGGTAGCTTTAGTTTTTGTCTCTTCCCCTTATTAGTTTGCATTCTATGTTCTTCCAGAGGAGAAGCAGAAAAGCATTGACATCGAAAGTATTTGTGTACTGTTGGATCTTGTCATAGGACCGCATTTTCCGCCTCAAGTCGATGCGCTTATTCAATATCTAAAGGTTCAGAGCTTTGATATTTTGCGCTTCTGATTGAACAATGTATAAATCTATTAGCCCTGAAGTAAATGCAAATTAGGTTTCTAAGAAGCATGTAGGTACAATCACTGGGAAGAGCTGTTGTGTCTTATGTGCTACATACTCATCTATTGTTAGAACTTGCACATTTACCAGGAAACAATGCACAAAATGAGGGTAAAATTAATGAAGATGAATACAGtttaagattaataaaaaaaaattgtaatgatCTGTGCGTGATGAGAGTAAACAGAACATAAACATAACTATTTGTTAGCAGAGTggttttttcttaaataaaaaagtaGATGACAATACATTAAACATGTGATTGCATTATCGCATATACAAGAGATACTTATTCTATAAGTCTGCTTATGATTAATTGCAGGTACAAATTGACTACAAGGTTATCAACATGGATCAATGGATGGGGTTCTATCGGTTTTGCAATGAGGTAATTGTGCTTCTCTTTAATAGGATAACAAATATACGAATTatgtaaataataaaacttTTATTGACCCCCCTTAAAGTTCCATCGTCCTCTTTATGTAATCGATTCTTATCTGCAACTTGTTCGTGATTTGCCTTCTTGTAAACATTTTGTCCCCTTTGCCCTCAGTAGCTGTATGTCATTTGTGTAAGAGACTTCACTGATGCATCGACACTTATCATTGGTTATCTTTTAACAGATCAGCTTCCCAGATCTTGACAATTATGATCCAGCACTGGCATGGCCCTTGATCCTGGACAATTTTGTCGAGTGGATGGGATCCAATCTTAGCTGAGTCGAGTTCGAGTCTGTTTCCTGCAGCCATAATCGTAATCAAGAAACCATCCTCTTACAGTGTCCTTGATGCATACATGTTACAGCATTATGGTGTTCACTCGTGGTAAGAACGATTAAATAACTGGAGTTTTTAATGGATGTGTTTAGAGGCACCTTCATttattcagttatttaatttgcTATTTCTTCCTTTTCACTATGTCATTAATTATAAGTACAAAGTACTTTTAAATGTTTCTAAATTCATCTCCCCGTCTCCCCATATTGAGGGACATTCTTGACTTGTATCTATATAATTACTTGAATTAATGTATTTCACCAAGATTTCACGTCTTCTCAAAGTTCTTACTGTTGCTTCCCCTTTTTTCAAGTTAAACCGGAGATTATATACACAGAATATATATCATAtgtcatatcatcatatattcGAGTAAGACTCGATTATATGCTATATCTGGTGAATTTCACTCGATGTAGCTGACTTTTGAATTTGTGTGGGATCCTTATAAAATGTGTGGGTCCCACTCCAACGGAGTGTGGGTGGCCGGTGTGACGTATCCGTTCCCGAATAAGAGTCACTTGGGAGAAACTTTCTTTTTCAGGTGAGACACTTTGACCTCCTAAAACATTACCCCTTGTACAATATATCAATGTTTATTTTcttgatatatttaaattttgtataattgattttatatattttacattctaaagcaatatttatttattttctccaatatcaGTGTGAATCttgatatcattattattttatgatgtCTTTGAGGCGTTTTGTATATTATCGAAAATACCTCTTAACCTTTAATGTTCCtcggagattttttttttttatttcttgggTTTGGCTCGTTGTATTCCTAAAATACCACTCCCcatatttaatatgttaatgtATTGATTGGTCTAGTGTTTTCATCTTTATGGAGAgctctaaaattttaatttaatggctTTTAATCTTTCTAATTTGCTAAAATACacgttcattttttttaattaacaatataatatattaaaacttgacataTTTTATAACATAGGTGGCAATGTTAATCGTTTCCGTcaaaaatggaaaaataaaataaaataaaaccgaAACGACAATTTAAAGATGAGATTTGGTGATGGTGAAGGAGAGGATATGATTGAGTGCAAcacctttttctttttaaagagaAAAGTTTGTAGACAAAATGAATCCATTGTTGTTAAATCAAGAAAAGCTAGGGGAAAGCATATGATCAACTTTGTGTTatgattgtgtgtgtgtgtgtgtatatatatatatatatatatgtacctcatattgttttaaaaacaaatcacATGGTTTGATTTCAAGAATTTGTAACGAAGTTGATATTACATATTTTTTCTTATCTGTCACATTAAAAAActattggaaaaataaattttttacgaataaattttatatttatcattactttgattcattaaaaaatgatggcacatttttcaaaatttatgttAACATGATATGAGTGAAAAAATGATAGCACTATGTTACTAAAATGGTATGTAAATAATTTGTAGTAATAGGAACTTCACGCATGAGAAAACCTCGAATTTTGAAAAAGTTACAATTGTTGAATTTAACATCTCGTGGAATAAGATATCGTCTTAGGAAATTAGATAAATTATGTCGGCTCAATCTCAAGTTGTTTTTGTCGTGAAATCTTCATTGGTCATTGTTACTATTTAGGCGGATGTGAAGCATGCTTGTCGTTATTACATGTTgtacatataaaatatataaggtGTTTGGTATGTATTTCGACATTatgggattttttttaaaaaaacaatacgAGTTGTTTGAAACTATATATGTGAATTTAAGCATATGTAACATATgctttattttagaaaatatttcattataGACCAGCttgtgtaaatttttttttttttaacaatgaaACACATATATCTTTATAATTatatgatattgtccactttggaCTTAAACAATCATGACTTTGTTTTTGGACTTTTTACCTAAAAGAGTTTGTACCAATGAAAATATCATTCGTCTTATTAACTCATGATCTTTCTCATGTATTTTCAATATGGGATGTTGGTTGAACTCCCAAGAACCATTCCCCTCAAACGAAGGACTACTATTGTTCTTATAGTGTGGATCTCCCCTCAAGTTAATACTCATTATCTCCACTTGGAGGATCATACACTCCAATCGAGATCATTTTTCTCTACTGCATTAGAAGCGCACGTCTTATGTGAAATACTTAAAGCACTACCTGCCTCGATCTCATCACAGATCCTCACCTCCTTCGTTTAAGTATATGAGGATTCACCCACTTGACTCGATCTAGACCATGACTCTGATACTACTTGTTGTCAATGAAACACACATATCTCTataatgatatgatattttctACTTTACCAATGAAGATATCATTTCATCTCATTAACTCATGGTTTTTCTCGTGTATTTAGAATGTGAGACTTTGGTTGAACTTCCAACAAAATTCATTATACCAATCATAATGTATAATATGATACTTAATTGGATACTTTtacaaaaagataaaattttaattaaaataatgtttATGTTGGTTGACGTAAGAATAAGATTTTAGAAAATGAAGTGTTTTTTCAAGAGATCATTTTTTCCCTCAATATAGTGATAGAAATTATGATACCATATTAAGAGTTTGACGTCAAAAAAATTGTTAACAACAAATACCATGTTAAATATCCCTCATGCAAAAGGGGGAAGGAAATCCATGTACAAATTTGCAAGGCCCAACTTCATACCCTGTAAGCATATAAGATCATACGACAAAAGAATGAATGAAACTTAGTTCATTTCAAGATTCAAAACCTCTAGTTTGTTTCAATACTCGAAGGCGAAGACTTCGGCACAGGGCTCCGGCTTCTGCTTAAACTGTCAGTGATGCTCGTCGCGAGGGGCGGAGAacatgaagaagaagatgatgaattgGAAGATGAATTTGAGAACCTATTAGAATGGCTTCTGAGTTTCTTCTTCTCAACTTCACATTGCTTGTCTTCTATTCTGTGGTGGCTTACTTTTGTTGTATTCAAGTTTACTGGAATTATGCATTGACATAACAAACCTATACAATAAAAGCATTCTTAGCACATAGGGCAACCGAATACATCTAGGGGTGCAGGCGAGACGAGCCACCAACGAGTCAGACCCTATCGTTTTTCTTTTGCTTGTTATCCAAATCAATGACACATCCTTTGTCTTTCAGATATGCCCGTTTTAACAACCAAAAATTATGTTATCTGCCATCCTATCTTTGTTACCAACCTACTTTCTGGTGGTGGAACCTAAAAATCTAGCACTCAAGATCATAAAGTCTAATTCTAGTGGTATTACTAATTAGATGAAACCAGCATAACATAAGCTCTCACCCCTTTCAACCAAACAAAAAGAGAGCTGAAGTTATGGAATTTATAGTTACCGATTCGGGCGAGGCGATTTATCCAACTTGGGATGGGATTCCCAGTGAGTTTGATGCAAGCATCGTTGCAGAAATGGTTGCAATTCTTGGTGATCAAGTTGTATGCATCTCCTCTGTATTTTTGCGCAAGCTTCTCCATAATTCGCCTCACTTGCACCTCATTCAAATCAGTCCATCCTATCAGAATAGATTTCCTAAATGTGAATCCATCGCAGCTTCTTGGCTCTCCTTCGAATATACCAGTCGTTGGATACTCATGGGCTCCAAATGCATACTCGTATCCATTAACTACAAGTTCAAAatgcaaaaattaaataaataaatcccaTTTCAAGAAATTGAACAAACCATTCGAAACTTGTCTTTTTGTcgaattatattatataaagttAAATTTGTTcgtttaataattataaacacATCCGCATAAAGCGAAGTGGAATCGAGGAAGCAACGGAtgcaaatataatataataagcatctctaaaatttaaaaaattattctcCAATAAAGTATGAAATTTATTCCAAAAAACATTTAATCCTCTACAATCAAATCTTGactttcttttatatcttttttgCAGAATAACTCAAACGTAGAACTGATTCATCACCACACTAGAACACTCAAAATTCAAAACTTGGAACAAAAAACAttcaaagattttaaaaaaaaaaaaccaacctTCAACACCAGAATGGTAAGCCCCCAGCCCAAGCCAATAAGCATAGCCATTCATAGAGGTAAGATCATACACATTCAAATGCACCGGCACCGATCCTCCACCACTTTTAACCGAACTTTTCCGGCATAACATCGCGATACCGAACAAATTTCCGACTCCGAATTCTAATGATCGACAACCCTTTCGATATCGATCCTTCAATATCAAGATATCAATCAAAACCAGGACTGGAAATCTTGAGACTTGGCCAGCTGCGGCATGTCCAGTCACAGATCCAGCTTGTTGAAAAAGATCCGTGATTTGTAGAAAAGGAAAGGAAACAGACGGCCTCAAAGTTTTGATGAAAAATTAGTTAAAAAGGGCTCAAAGATTGGTTGGAATGTGAGCTGGTTTGgttcaagtattttaaaattttgaaaaaaatttattcttggGGAAAGTAACGTACACTCATAATGAGGAGCAGTAGTAGGGGTGTGGATGGAATATTAGTGTAATGAGATTTTATTGATCCATTGGATTAGACCACAAGCATAATGGAATTATGATCtgtaattaattttgaaaaaaacacGAAAATTTCGATGAGAGAATCTCaatgatcaatttttttttatatatagatatCAACTTGATTtgaatcatgaaaaatattatttttatgttaaaaatattacttttaattggAGATCTCACATatataaattgttaaaaatataaTGTTCAACAAAAAGATGTGGctcaattaataatatttttatttgttattctctaaatttatttattttttgagtttgGGGAGTGTTTTTGTTACAATCGTCTGGAACCATAGACCTCGTACCTAATTTGGGATTTTGACGTCACATGTGCTGCAAATAATCGGCGAAAATACAAGTTTTTAATTAGATATAATTAGAAATATGAACCAATTGAAATTATACTCGAAAGTGAGGTTTCAAAAATGgaataaacatgaattttgatGTCAAGTGTATTACTACTTAGACGATTAAAGAACAAATATTCTGGCTGATAAATTTTAATaggattaaaaaaaacattattacagttttatttgtatttaaaggatacattttcaaattttgataagaTTGAGATAATATTGACTCTTACTAACCGTAATAATATgggattttcaaatttcaaaactgGATTCATGGAGTAGGAATTACCTACTTAATAAGTTAAACGagagagatttttttttaatgaaaaaactAGGACATTGATTATGACACCTCCTTGAattatttggaataaaaatttcataattttttgtatatatgatatgattatattataaatgattttttaaaaaaattaaattggaaatagtaaaaatcaaaacaacaaaagAGGAAGCTATCGATTTTAGAGCTTAAGTAGATAACTCGATGCTAATAATTggtatttggaaaaaaaaaatggataatTCACAAGTGAGCTAGACCGTtatatttggtatcagagcggttttGTGTGAATTGAGATGGTGTGTCAAAACTCAACGAGGACGGTGAATCACGAAAGAAGGATGAGATGGTCATTAGGTGAAATCTCAGATTGTCAAATCACAAAAGAAATTTCGGACATTTAAATGACGCGtgtcacaactccttgtgacaCGTTAAAAGTCGTGAGACAATGAGTCAAACGAACAATAACACAAGTNAAGAAATTAAActcataataattattcaagTGCTAGTCTATCTCACCTCGACTGATCTTTTTCCATTAATAAAGTCTAAATTTCCTTCAAGTTGGGCCTGATTGCTATTATGAGCTCATACCTGGACGATGGGTTTGGCCCATTTAGCTCGGGATTCCATATGAAAACGAAAAAGTTCGGGTATACGGTTGTGTCGGTATTTTGTTTTACGGCAAGTGTTCCAATTTCAAAGATTTTGGTCACGCATTTTGTCGAACTGTTTGGTTTCACACAGTTGGAATTTCTGCGCTATTTTGATTGCTTCAATTGTTGTGTGTTTAGAGTTGATTAaaagttttgttttttaatcTGATGTTTTGCAGGGTGGATTTTCATCTCGTGCAGCTTTGATCTTTGTCTGCTTGCCGTCATTGGGTACCATATTTTACACAGCCTAAAGTATATTTTTTGACCATATTTGttacaaaattttatgttgGAATTCACTTTTGTTTTCCCAGATTTCTGATGATTGTTATGTTTTCATATATCAGCTGTGTATGTTGTGGCACAGTATGCGCTCAGTGAAATGAAGA
This sequence is a window from Primulina huaijiensis isolate GDHJ02 chromosome 13, ASM1229523v2, whole genome shotgun sequence. Protein-coding genes within it:
- the LOC140991606 gene encoding deSI-like protein At4g17486 translates to MLCRKSSVKSGGGSVPVHLNVYDLTSMNGYAYWLGLGAYHSGVEVNGYEYAFGAHEYPTTGIFEGEPRSCDGFTFRKSILIGWTDLNEVQVRRIMEKLAQKYRGDAYNLITKNCNHFCNDACIKLTGNPIPSWINRLARIGLLCQCIIPVNLNTTKVSHHRIEDKQCEVEKKKLRSHSNRFSNSSSNSSSSSSCSPPLATSITDSLSRSRSPVPKSSPSSIETN
- the LOC140991605 gene encoding uncharacterized protein, which codes for MPRNSSRKATEISPSGNSSDMLRAASGKAATKELERIDHLFYSYASNSSGLIDPEGIELLCSDLEVDHTDVRILMLAWKMQAEKQGYFTLDEWRRGLKALRADTTIKLKKALLDLEREVRRPANFVDFYSFAFRYCLTEEKQKSIDIESICVLLDLVIGPHFPPQVDALIQYLKVQIDYKVINMDQWMGFYRFCNEISFPDLDNYDPALAWPLILDNFVEWMGSNLS